A window of Luteolibacter flavescens genomic DNA:
CGACCCGATCGTCAGCCGCATCATGTGGCTGAATGGCACCGAGGCGCACAATCAGAACACCTTTGGCCGTCTCGTGTATATCCACGGCACTCCGGAGGAGTCCCGTCTGGGCACCCCGGCATCCTACGGCTGCATCCGCATGGGCATGAAGGATGTGGTGGATCTCTACGACCGCGTGGGCGAGGGCGCCGAGGTCCGCGTGATGCGCGGATCGCTGCTCGATACCTGGGCCGGCCAGGAGTTTGCCCGCAAATATTCCTCACAGAAGCTGCTCGGTGTGGCACAAAGGTGAGGCCGCCCGACACTCAAGCTTGACAGGGGAGCTTTGATTCCTACATTGCCGCCCCCGCGCGACCCGGCTCGCGCCTGAACCGTCCGAAACTTTTTCCGAAAATGGCCAATCACAAGTCCGCCCTCAAGCGCGTCCGCCAGACGAAGGTCCGCACCGAGCGCAACCGCGCCCGCAAGATGACCATCAAGACGCTCCGCAAGAAGACCCTCGCCGCCGTCGCCGCTGCTGACAAGCCAGCCGCCGGCCAGTCCCTCTCGGAGTTCTCCTCCGCCGTGGACAAGGCTGCCAAGAAGGGCCTCATCCACAAGAACAAGGCCGCAAACCTGAAGAGCAAGGCTGCGAAGGCATTGGCCACGATTGGCTGAACTCCTTCCACCGGACGGTTTTGAAATCTTGAAGCGGCTCCGGGCTCCGGTGCCGCTTCTTTCTTTTGAAGACCCATGGCAACCCCGACCCCGGATCCCGACTCACGCGAGGCGAAAGCCGCCAAGATCGCTGCAAATCCTTCTGCCTACAAGGTTTGTGAAGGATGCGACTCGATCGTAGGCACTGGCGTCGTCCTCTGCCCGAATTGCCACAGCTATCGCTTCGACGCGACGCCGGAGAGCGTGCGGAGGCAGGCCCTGGCCCTCGGAGCGCGCGAGCAGACCTCGGTCACCGCGGGCGATCTGAGCTGAGGGTCGGAGTTTTTTCCAAAAATAACGTCAATTTCCGGGAACAAATTGGATCTTGCCGTGTTCTAAGACGAGGTTATTACGACCACCGATTCCACAACAACCCACCACAGCATCCATGAAACTGCTACTCAGCTCGTTCGTCGCACTCTTCTGCTGCGCCCCTCTCGCCTTCGCCGGTGACTGCGACAAGTGCAAGGAAGGCGACAAGAAGGAAGAGACCACCCTTGCCGGCAAGTGCAAGGACGGTGACTGCGACAAGGAGGAAGATCCCGCCCTCGCCGGCAAGTGCAAGGACGGCGACTGCGACAAGGAGGAAGAAGCTGCCTTCGCCGGTAAGTGCAAGGACGGCGACTGCGACAAGGAAGAAGAGCCCGCTCTCGCTGGCAAGTGCAAGGATGGCGATTGCGACAAGGAAGAGGACCCAGCCCTCGCCGGCAAGTGCAAGGACGGCGACTGCGACAAGGAAGAAGAGACTCTCCTCGCCGGTAAGTGCAAGGACGGCGACTGCGACAAGGAAGAAGAGACCCTCCTCGCCGGCAAGTGCAAGGATGGCGACTGCGACAAGGAAGAAGATCCGGCCCTCCTGGCCTGATCGCTTCTGTTGAAGCTATAGATTTTCCGAGCCGCCGGTGACCCCCGGCGGCTTTTTCGTGCCTGCGTCGCTCGACAGTGGATGGCATTCCCCGATGGTCCGGGACGGCCACGGCCTTCCTCCCCATGAGCACCCTCAGCCTCGTCTATCCCCACCAACTTTTCGCCCGTCATCCGGCGATGCGCGAGGGCCAGTCTTCGCTGCTCATCGAGGATCCGCTGTTCTTCGGCAATGACCCGCATTGGCCGATGTCGGTGCACAAGCAGCGGCTGGTGCTTCACCGGGCGTCGATGAAGGCATGGGCAGCGGGGCAGGAAGGGGTCAGCTACATCGGGGTGCCAGCGGGTGCGGATCTGGATTCCGCCGGTCTTTTAGAAAAGGAGGTTTCGAGAAAGGTGACTCGGCTGGAGTTGGTCGATCCGGTGGATGACGTCCTGATGCGGCGCATCCGTCGCTTCGCGGAGGGCCGGGGGATGGAGCTGGTGATTCATCCGTCGCCGAATTTCCTGACGCCGCCGGACCTGCTCATGGAGCACACCGGACCGGGCCGGAAGAAGCCCTTCATGGCGTCCTTTTATCAGGCGCAGCGCCAGCGCATGGGGATACTCGTGGAGGCCGATGGCTCGCCGACCGGCGGGAGGTGGTCCTTTGACGAGGAAAACCGGCAGCGCTTCCCCGAGGATCATCTGGCGCCGATGGTGCCTCGCATCACGCCAAACGAGCATGTGAAGGAGGCGGCCGAATGGGTGGAAGCGAGGTTCCCGGAGAATCCGGGGCGTGCGGATACCTTCGACTATCCGGTGACCCGCCGCGGGGCGTTGGCGTGGCTGGACCGGTTTCTGGAGCAGCGCCTTGCGGACTTCGGCGCGTATGAGGATGCGCTTTCGCGGAATCACCGGGTGCTTTTCCATTCCGTGCTCACACCGGTGCTGAATATCGGCCTGCTGGATCCCCGGGAAATCGTGGACCGGGCACTGGCCCATGCCGCGAAGCACCGCGTGCCGATGAATTCCCTCGAGGGCTTCATCCGTCAGGTCATCGGCTGGCGGGAGTTCATGGCGGGCATCTACCGGCACCGCGGTGTCGCGATCCGGAACGGCAACTTTTGGAAGCACGACCGCCCGATGCCCCGAGCGCTTTACGACGGGACGACCGGCATTCCTCCCGTGGACGATACGATCCGCCGCGTGCTCGACCATGGGTGGTGCCACCACATCGAGCGGCTGATGGTGATGGGGAATTTCATGCTGCTCTGCCGCATCCGCCCGGACGATGTCTACCGGTGGTTCATGGAGCTATTCGTCGATGCCTACGACTGGGTGATGGTGCCGAACGTTTATGGCATGTCGCAATTCGCCGACGGCGGCACCTTCACGACGAAGCCCTACCTGAGCGGGTCGAACTACCTGCGGAAGATGTCCTACTATCCGAAGGGCGAGTGGTGCGACACATGGGACGCGCTTTCCTGGAGCTTCATCAGCGATCACCTGGAGTTCTTCGGGGCAAATCCCAGGCTTTCGATGATGGCCCGCACTTGGGAAAAGCTGCCCGCGGCGAAGAAAGAGGCGCATCACGCCCGCGCCGCGTCCTTCCTCAAGGGGCTCCGCTAGCCGCGCGGGTGGAATTTCTTGTGCACCGCCTTCAGCCGCGAGGCATCCACGTGAGTGTAGATCTGGGTCGTGGAGATGTCGGCGTGGCCGAGCAACTCCTGAATCACCCGGAGATCGGCCCCACCCTCCAGCAGGTGAGTGGCGAAGGAGTGGCGGAGCAGGTGAGGATAGACGTTCTGGTCGATCCCCGCCATGGCCGCGCGTCTCTTCACCACCTGCCGCACGCGGTCGGGCGAGAGCTTCGTGCCGCGGACGCTGAGGAAGATCTCGGAGCCGGTGCGCTTCTTCACGAGGGCCGGACGCTCGTTCCGGAGGTAGTCTTCAAGCGCTTCCTCGGCCTGCTGGCCGACAGGGACGAGGCGGGTCTTCGAGCCCTTTCCCGTCACGCGGATGAAGTGCTCCACGGTATCGAGGAATTCCAGCTTCGCCGAGCAGATCTCCGCGAGCCGCAGCCCGGAAGCGTAGAAAAGCTCCAGGATCGCGAGGTCCCGCCGCCCGAGCAGCTTGGAGGTGTCGATGGATTCCAGGAGCTTGCGGATGTCCGAGGCGTGGAGCGTTTCCGGCAGGGATTTTTCCGGCCGGGGGGAAAGGAGCGGCTCGGCGGGGTCCATCGGGAGCTTCCCCCGCGACACCAGCCAGCGGAAAAAGATCTTCAGGTGAACGGTGGTGATCCGCAGGGATGAGGCGGCAAGCCCGGCGGTCTTCCGCTCCGCGAGAAAGGCGGCGAGCTCATCGGTCCCGACATCCCGGAGTTGCAAGTTGCATTTCCCGATATAGGCTGAAAGTGCATCGAGAGACTGCTGCACGGAGAGCTGGTAGGCGGTCGATAGTCCGCGCTCTGTCGCCAAATACAGAATGAATCCCTCCGCCTCTGCTTCCACGGCGGAAAGCTGCCAGATTCGTGAGGTTTTGGCTAGGGAGAGGGTGCCGCTTGGGAAACGCGGCCGGGTTTCCAATTGCTCCGGCACGCGCAACGCTCTTGGCTCCCCACCTTCATGCCTGAGATACCTATTTCCTGGTGGGTCGCGTTCAACGCGTTCGTAATCTTCATGCTGGCCCTCGATCTGGGGGTCTTCAACCGGAAGGCCCACGTGGTGAAGCTGAAGGAGGCGCTGGGCTGGACCGCGGTTTGGATCGTCATCGCGATGATCTTCAACGTGTGGGTATGGAACACGCTCGGCGCGGTGAAGGGCCAGCAGTTCCTGGCAGGCTACATCCTGGAGAAGTCGCTGTCCGTGGACAACGTCTTCGTGTTCGCGGTGATCTTCTCCTTCTTCAAGGTGCCACGGGAATACCAGCACAAGGTGCTGTTCTGGGGTATCTTCGGTGCGCTGGTCCTGCGGGCGGGCATGATCGCGGGCGGTGCCGCGCTGATCAACAATTTCACCTGGATCATCTTTGTCTTCGCCGCGCTACTGGTCTATACGGGCGCGAAGATGTTCTTCCACAATGAGGACTCCG
This region includes:
- a CDS encoding cryptochrome/photolyase family protein, giving the protein MSTLSLVYPHQLFARHPAMREGQSSLLIEDPLFFGNDPHWPMSVHKQRLVLHRASMKAWAAGQEGVSYIGVPAGADLDSAGLLEKEVSRKVTRLELVDPVDDVLMRRIRRFAEGRGMELVIHPSPNFLTPPDLLMEHTGPGRKKPFMASFYQAQRQRMGILVEADGSPTGGRWSFDEENRQRFPEDHLAPMVPRITPNEHVKEAAEWVEARFPENPGRADTFDYPVTRRGALAWLDRFLEQRLADFGAYEDALSRNHRVLFHSVLTPVLNIGLLDPREIVDRALAHAAKHRVPMNSLEGFIRQVIGWREFMAGIYRHRGVAIRNGNFWKHDRPMPRALYDGTTGIPPVDDTIRRVLDHGWCHHIERLMVMGNFMLLCRIRPDDVYRWFMELFVDAYDWVMVPNVYGMSQFADGGTFTTKPYLSGSNYLRKMSYYPKGEWCDTWDALSWSFISDHLEFFGANPRLSMMARTWEKLPAAKKEAHHARAASFLKGLR
- the rpsT gene encoding 30S ribosomal protein S20, whose amino-acid sequence is MANHKSALKRVRQTKVRTERNRARKMTIKTLRKKTLAAVAAADKPAAGQSLSEFSSAVDKAAKKGLIHKNKAANLKSKAAKALATIG
- a CDS encoding tyrosine recombinase; the protein is MEAEAEGFILYLATERGLSTAYQLSVQQSLDALSAYIGKCNLQLRDVGTDELAAFLAERKTAGLAASSLRITTVHLKIFFRWLVSRGKLPMDPAEPLLSPRPEKSLPETLHASDIRKLLESIDTSKLLGRRDLAILELFYASGLRLAEICSAKLEFLDTVEHFIRVTGKGSKTRLVPVGQQAEEALEDYLRNERPALVKKRTGSEIFLSVRGTKLSPDRVRQVVKRRAAMAGIDQNVYPHLLRHSFATHLLEGGADLRVIQELLGHADISTTQIYTHVDASRLKAVHKKFHPRG
- a CDS encoding L,D-transpeptidase is translated as MTDQRMLLVRDGKPVKSYPISTSKFGIGSERNSNRTPLGRMEVARKIGGGAPTGMVFKSRRPTGEVLKPNAPGRDPIVSRIMWLNGTEAHNQNTFGRLVYIHGTPEESRLGTPASYGCIRMGMKDVVDLYDRVGEGAEVRVMRGSLLDTWAGQEFARKYSSQKLLGVAQR